A window of Felis catus isolate Fca126 chromosome A3, F.catus_Fca126_mat1.0, whole genome shotgun sequence genomic DNA:
tctcttcaaaaatCACTTGTCTCCCATGCTTTGTATTCTTACCTTCAGAGACTCCAGACTTCTTGTTCTAtcttacatctctctctctctctttttaatttttaaaaaaatttttttttaacgttttttatttatttttgagacagagagagagagacagagcatgaacaggggaggggcagggagagagggagacacagaatcggaagcaggctccaggttctgagccatcagcccagagcctgacgcggggctcgaactcacggaccgcgagatcgtgacctgagctgaagtcggatgcccaaccgactgagccacccaggcgcccctctctctcttttttttaatatataatttattgtcaagttagctaacatacagtgtatatacagtgtactcttggttttgggggtagattcccatgattcatcacttacatacaacacccagtgctcatcccaaaagtgctCTCTTCAGTTCCTGTCACCCattcctccctcctgtccccccatcaaccctcagtttgttctttgtatttaagagtctcttatggtttgcctccctctttgtttgtaactatttttcccctctcccttccctcatggtcttctgttaagtttctcaagttccacatatgagtgaaaacatgatctgtgtcttttcctgactgacttcacttagcataataccctctagttccatccacgttgttgcaaatggcaggatttcattctttctcattgccaacttgtattccattgtacatataaaccacatcttctttatctgttcatcagttgatggacatttgggctctttccacgatttggctattgttgaaagcgctgctataaacaaggGGTACATGTGCCcgtatgaatcagcactcctgtatcctttggataaattcctagtagtgctattggtGGGttgtgctatttttaattttttgaggatcctccacactgttttctagagcggctgcaccagtttgcattcccaccaacagcgcaagagggttccggtttctccacatcctcgccagcatctatagtttcctaagttgttcattttagtcactccgACCGGTGTGAAGTGGtctcttattttggttttgatttgtatttccttgatgatgagtgatgttgagcatcttttcatgtgtctgttggccatctggatgtcttctttgcaaaagtgtcttatgcccatttcttcactggattatttgttttttgggtgttgtgtttggtcagttctttatagattttggatactaaccctttatctgttatgtcatttgtaaatattttctcccattctgtcggttgccttttagttttgttgattgtttcctttgcagtgcagaagctttatattttgatgaggtcccaatagttctctctctcttttttttttaaagtttatttatttattttgagagaggcagagatagcgcaagtgggggaggggcagagagagagggagacagagagaatcccaagcaggccctgcattgccaacacagagcatgatgtgggtggagcttgatctcacaaatagcgagatcatgacctgaacctaaaccaagagtcggatgctgaaatgactgagccacccaggcaccccttacatatctcttttaaattttttttttcaacgttttttatttatttttgggacagagagagacagagcatgaacgggggaggggcagagagagagggagacacagaatcggaaacaggctccaggctctgagccatcagcccagagcctgatgcggggctcgaactcacggaccgcaagatcgtgacctggctgaagtcggacgcttaaccgactgcgccacccaggcgcccccttacatatctctttaacttcttttacatttttccaaGTCTTCAAGCCTCTACTACCTCTCATGTCAGGGGTAGgcaaactttttttgtaaagcaccagatagtaaatatttcaggttttgGAGGCCAAGAGGTGAGATCTAAGGATACTACGTAGGTACTTATATAAGCGAGAAAATTCCTGCCCTGCCCCATTTGCCTGATGCACACTGTCCTGGCTGGTGGACATACTTTGTGTTCAGTTGCTTAGTGTCCGCGTGAAATGACTAGCCTGGCAATACCGGAGTCAGTTTTATCCTGTGCCCCAGTGGTACCCGGATTCCAGCATGCCCCTCTTTCCTCCAGAGAGCCCAGCACAAGCCGGACTGGAACTGAGATTCCACCTCTCAGGGCCCAGCAGTTACTGACAGCAGAGCCCCAGCATGTAGATGGCGGCCAGCGTGGGACCAGGCAGTGGTGTGACACATCTCCTGGCCGGGAAGGCAGGCACAGGGAGCAGAGGACAGGGTGGACTGTGTCCCTGCCCGGTCTCCGTGGCTCACAGTGCGAGTCAGCTGGGGGCCAGATTTGACCCGCAGACCACAGCTGGTTCAGTCCTGTTACGAATAATTCAGATTTATCTTCCAGTTCGCTGTTTCTTTCCTTAGCtctatgtattctgctgcttggCCCATCCAGTTAGTTTAAtttcaaatacagtttttttatttcttaaagttctttTTGGTTCTGTTGTCAGTTTTGCTTGGCGGTTttgagtctctcttttttttttttttgccttgctcagttctcttatttaaatattttattaaaagttatatAGAATGTCTGATAATTCCCACTATCTGAAAACTTGAGGGAGTCTAAATCTGTTTGTCAGCTGTTACTAGTGATAGAAATGAatcctgggtcacctgggtggctcaatttgttgagcgtcagattcttgatttccactcaggtcatgatcccagggacatgggactaagccctgtgtcaggctctatgctgagcatggagcctgcttgggatcctctctccctctctctttctctcttaaaagaaaaataaaggggcgtctgggtggctcagcctgttaagcattcgacttcggctcaggtcatgatctcacagtttggttcgtgagttcgggccccacgtcggactctgtgctgaccgctcagagccgggagcctgtttcagattctgtgtctccctctctctctgcgcctcccctgctcatgctctctctgtctcaaaaataaataaaaacattaaaaaaaaaaataaatcctaaatcTGCTCTGTTTGGTAGTCATGACACAGTGGCCATTTGCACCATCAGCCTCACACAGTGGTCCGGAAGCTGCTACGTTCACGGCATAGAGCACAACAGTTGGACTTTACAGCATTTAGTGGTTTGGTGCAGAGTGCTTTCCCAGACCCAGTGGCCAAAGGTTCCCAGGCCAAGGGTTGGGACAGGGCAGGTGTTCTGCACCCAGTGTTTGGCCcaagaaatgcaattaaaaactACCCTTTACCTCTCCTATTTCTGTAGCTTGCTGATAGGGAGATGTTGAAGTTTTTGAGATGCCGACTTAGGCAGCTTGAAGATGGAGGTAAGCACGTCTCTTTGGGGGAAACTTATGACCCTAGACTCCAGAGGAGAGGAGGTAAATTTCCAGCTATCGCAAAGAATCTGTTTAGGGGAGCTGTGTATCCCAACATCTTGTGCGTTGTTTTCCTCTTAGGTCTTCAAGGAAGTCTTCACGAGGAGCAGTGAGGACCCAGCGCCGTCGACGTTCTAAGTCTCCCGTCCTTCATCCTCCAAAGTTTATACATTGCAGTACAATAGCTTCTGCTTCCAGCAGCCAGCTCAAGCACAAAAGCCAGACTGACTCCCCTGATAGCAGCAGTGGGCTGGGAATTTCCACCCCTAAAGAGTTCAATGCAGGAGAATGCTCTACTTCTCTCGATACTAATCATACAGGGGCAGTTGCTGAGCCTTTGAGAACTTCGGTTCCCAGGCTCCCATCAGAGAGTAAGAAGGAAGACTCCTCTGATGCTACCCAAGTCTCCCAAGCAAGTCTCAAGGCCAATGATCTCTCTGACTTTCAATCCGTTTCCAAGCTAAACCAGGGCAAGCCATGTGCATGCTTAGGCAAGGAGTGCCAGTGTAAGAGATGGCAGGACATGGAAGTATATTCCTTTTCAGGCCTGCAGAGTGTCCCTCCCTTGGCCCCAGAACGAAGATCCATGCTTGAGGACTACTCTCAGTCGCTCCACACCAGAACTCTGTCTGGCTCCCCCCGCTCCTGTTCTGAGCAAGCTCGAGTCTATGTGGATGATGTGACCATTGAGGACTTGTCAGGCTACATGGAATATTACTTGTATATTCCCAAGAAAATGTCCCACATGGCAGAAATGATGTACACCTGATAGCAAGAAGCTCATTAATATGCTTTAAACCAATGAAGGGTTGTCAGAGAGATTTAGTTAATGGCAGACCTTGCGGCCACGTTGTGTGAGAAGACGTCTCCTTCTGCTCACTGTGCTTGCAATAAAAACTTTTCTTGGCATCTCAGTTCATCTTCATTCTTTAAACTTACTCCCTGCGTTCTTACATACGCACCAAGGCGAGCAGATCAAAGGAAAACCCCTCTCATTTAGAAAAGTTTCTGGGAGTTGAAGAAACCGTAATTGCTTGACTGGTAGCAGTGGTTATATGGTAAAAGCCTTTGTAAAGCAGTGCATTTTTCAGATCTGTTTAAGATTTTTTAGCCAAGGAAAATGAAACGTTTCGTAACGGGACCGAACATTCGTCATGCTGTAGTCGCCAGCCCAGAATCTTAGAATTTATATGACTGGTTTAAACCATCTCTGAGTTAACACAAGttgattgtgtctttcaaggttTGTTAATGTTATTGTTAAGCCAGAGACCTAAGGTTTAGATTCAATATGAATAAACTAGCTGGCCTGCCCTGTATTGTTTGAGAGAATCATTAACCATCACCAAAACACCCCTGCTGGCGCTTGGCTCCTGGAGGCTGTGTTACCTTCGTGTTCCTCAGGTAGGCGGCAGCAGGGAGCGGGCTGCTTCAGTGGAAGGAGGGGGTGTAACGTTTGAAACTAGCGTGCATCTTCTCCAGCTCTGGCATTTTAACACGTGAGGCATGTTTCAGTCAGTTGTAATGTGGATCTCATACCTCAGTTTCAAATCTTCTGGATGCATATGATCTCTTCGCACTGCCCTCCTCCCTGGCAGCAACCCTGAAACTATTCTGTACGTGCTATATATCCTGTATTTCTGGTTGGCCATCCCAAGATTCCTTCCaaaatttggtttaaaaacaatCCTGAGTTTCAGCTGGAGGATGAATCCCACTTTTTCAGGTGGCTTCCAAGTGGACTTTACATATACCAGAtaacgtatatatatacacacacatatatatgttttgatttttttaacgcctttttttttttttttttttttttttgagagagcaggggaggggcagagagagagggagacagaatctaaagcaggctctaggctctgagctatcagcacagagccagatgcagggttcaaactcaggcatgggagatcatgagccgaagtcacatgctcaactgactgagccacccaggtgccccccacataACATTTTAATTCAAACCATCCTAAGCATTCCCATCAGATTTAGTGAGACTCTGTCCAGCCATTTTAACATCACGTTAACAGaaagtttgtttcatttttatgtagATTACGAAACAAGTTTTCTTCTTTACTAAAACATCCCACTGACTGGAATTGGTTCAAGAATGTGAGGTCTGGGTTTCACACATACGTGATTGGTACTTGTGTGAGGTGGGAAGGGTATTGCCTGGAAAAGCCCTGAACATAAGTAGTGGGAGATCTCTGCTCATTCCTAGTTTAGCATGAGTTTAGTGACATCTGAAGGCTATTATGGTTCAAGCAAGGGAGCACGATACCTTGCCATCATAGCCCTGGAAGCGGAGAGATTTCTTAATGATAAGCCGAAAGAATGCTGTTCCACATCCCTAAGGCAGCAGTTGTGAAACCTTTGGGTCTCATGACTCATTTACAAATTAAGGATGCCAAAGAGATTTTGTTCATGTGggttatacttaaaaatatttaccatgtcAGAAATtcaaactaagaaattaaaaaaaaataatgtattactCGATTTAGAAGTAGTGGTTTTATTACACGTTAACATTTTTAgttgaaaaattaacaaaatatctTAGAAGAGTGgcagtgttttacatttttgcaaatttctttcatgtttggCTTAACAGAAGACAGtctatctgcttctgcattcagccTCTTGTGAACATTGCATGTTGTGTGACCTCTAAAAAATTCTGTACTACACTTCTGGGGGAATGGGCATGAAAAAGGCGGTTAACATGTTAATATGAAAGTAGTTTTGACCTCACAGACCTCCTGAAAGAGTAGATCCCtagaccatactttgagaaccactaattGAGGCCATTATAGTTTCTATTGTAAAGGTGTCTACCACCCACCCCCTCACTTCCACAACCTGTGTCTTGCTTTACCTTCTGTACTGGCGAGAGTGGAGCAAATTGGGCTTAGCGTGTTACTTGAATAAAGATGGTTCCTCATCTTTAAGTCTCAAGTcctttttagtttgcttttcaaTCAGGTGATCTGGTTATTTACTTAATTCTGTATGCTAACAGAACAGTCACCAGGGAATGAAGAAAGATGCACCTTCCTTTCACAGTTGTCATGAGGAGTGGTGTCAGGACAAAGTTCCAGTGGCTGAGTAACCTGTTGAAGAAATCCAAACTCGGACGAAGGCTAAACATTCCAGATTCATGGGAAtcaattttaagtatttacaCCTCGGTCAAAATCTTCTCAAAATATGAATCTTGAGGCTAAAAATTACTCTGCTTAGACCCAGTTGGGCCAGCTTTCACATGAGTGTCTCACATTGGAACACTTGACCTTCTGCAAGTGCAGTTTACTGAAGCAATCTTTCTTGAATGCACCCAGATTGGATTGAGGAATTTTACTCTCATGTTTTCAAAAGTAGCATCCTGACCATGTGCCTTTAATAATAGAACATTCATTCATcccatttattcagcaaatattcctAGAGTGCCTACAGCATCAGGCACGTGATACTAAATGCTGGGAATTGAACAGTAAGCAGAACTACACCCTTGCCCTCAGTGGGGAGAGGAGGATTCCGAGATCATaagggcttggggagggggcagggttgttcttttatttgggcgGTCAGAGAAGCTCCTGTGATGAGGtgggtgacatttgagctgagacctgaagaaaGTGAGGGAGTGAGCCTCGTGGATATTTGGGGGAAGGGCATTCCTGACGAACAGCAAAGATGACAAGGAGGCTTGAGGCAGGCAAGGTCACAGAAGCATGGGGCAGGGGCATATCACAGAGGGCCTCGCAGGCCATTTTAAAGGCTGTGACTCCTGAACGAGGTGAGGAGCCATTGGGTGGTTtggaggagaggtgaggagaggCGACAGGAGTTTGGAGGAGAGGTATCAGACTGGCCTTTACAGAGGGCACTGGCTGCTCTGTGTGGACCCAGGGGAGCAGGGCAAgaggaggccaggaggcaggaggctaCTGCAGTAAATCAGGCAATGGCTTTCGGTGGCTTGGACACTTGGCAGTGCAGAGGAAAAGGTGTATTCTGGAAGTATGGTGGAGGCAGAGCTGAGGGGATTTGTCAGTGGACTGGATACAGGGTGTGAGAGAAAGACTGGAATTAAGGACTCTAAAGGATTTGAGAAGCTGGGAGTTGGCTCGAGGAGCAGATACGGGAGAGGTCGGGAGTCTGATTTTGCTCCTGTCTTCCGAGGTGCTTATGAGACACCCTGTGGCCATGTTGAGTTGGTGGTGGACCTACGACTAGAGATCAGCAGAGAGGCAGGCATAGGCTGGAGACACAAATTTAGGAGTCGTTAGCCTATGGACATTTAAAGCTCAGACTGGAGGAGACCGCCTAGGAAGTGAACGTAGATGAAGAACCAGACAGAGGACCAAGCTCTGGGGCATTCCCACGGGAGAGAAGTCGGCAGAATGAAAAGGAACTAGCCAGAGACTAAGTAGGAGCAGCCAGTGAGGCAGGAGCAGAACAGAGAGAGCAGGCCTATCAGCCAGGTGAAAAAGCATTTAAGAAGAGAGTTGTAAGCTGCCAAGTGgtgcagagaaggaaaggtgagcacctacaatgtgcaGGCGCTGGGCAGACACGGATGGGCCAGAGTGCCGGGCACTTAGTACGGGGttcgtgcttttttttttttttttttttttgaaatgaagcTACTCCTTCAAACAACTTACTTTGGAGGAAGAGCCCGAATGTGCGAAGGCACCTAACCCAGCCAGGAACCTTGTCTGGGGAGGCGGGGCTTCTGCAGCTGAGAAGTACTCCAGTGGATTTCTGGGTgcagaccctctctctctcttctggattttcgggcccctcccctccaggctctCTAGGAAGCAGTCCCACCTGCGAAGtgagaaggaaacaggaagcGAATGATTACCCTCTCTGATCAAAGAACAGAACCACGGAGCACGGAAAGACCTGGGGAAGAGCAAGAATGGGACAGCTACCTTTAAAAGCAGTTTAGAATTCATTCCAAGTTTAGTAAATTCCCTTCTGTCTGAGGAACTTGGTTTTCCTGATGACAATCTGTTGACAGACACGGATGGCCTCAAGAGGTCGCCCTTTCCCTGAAATGCATTTGGCTTAAAGGGAGGGGCAAAAACGTGAGAAGTTCGACACTAATCACCTAAGGCCAATACCAAACTGGGCAAAAAATTTCCttaaacttttaagaaatcaaaGTGTCCCTTTACCAATAACATGGTTTATCAGTTTAAAAAGTGACAAACCACAGGACAAGGTTGAGTAAACATGGACTGTGTAGAGTAAGGAATGTCTCAGTGTCAAGGGGTTTGGTATTTAGGCAGTGACTCTCTTACCTCATTGGTGACTATCTTATTAAGCATTCTATTTGAAGAGCAACTTATCATGTGaggataatttttaattatagctaACGTTTATTAGGTGTTAGTGTGTTCTAAGCCTTTTTAGATACCAACCTACATAATCCTCACCCAACCAAAGAAGGAAGATACTGTTATCCTGAATACTAATAATCCTTTGAGACAGGTACTTTTACAGTTGAAGGGTTTGTGGCTTAGGGAAATTAACAATTGTTCCAAGGTCACACCTTGTGAGGGGCAGAACTAGGATTTGAACACAAATCCACAACTACCTACTGTATACTTATCCAGTACCTATAGGGTACTGGATTCATGAATGTGTAAATGCTATTAAGAAAgagtttcttaatttaaaaacatacagtgattcttttttgctgtttatttatttattttgagagcgagagcacacatgcatgtggggaaggggcagggagagaggagagtgagaatcccaagcaggctccacaccatcagcaacGGAGCCTGATgaagagcttgaactcacaaaacgtgagatcatgacctgagctgaagtcagaggcttaaccaactgagccacccaggtgcctccatacAGTGGTTCTTAACCAGAAATGAGTCAGATCCGtctgagaagttttatttttttttaatttaatgtttatttatttttgagagagagcccaagcaggggaggggcagagagagagagagagagagagagagacagaatctaacgcaggctccaggctctgagctgtcaagcatagagaccaacgtggggctcaaactcaaaaaaggcaagatcatgacctgagccgaagttggacgcttaactgactgataaGGGTTTATCTGAGgagctttaaaaagaataaaactaccTGAGGTTTTTCCCGGAACAATCTATCATTgatttggggttgggggagagggctCTGGAatctgtttatgtttttaagttcaaCAGGAGTTGAATTTAAATCTTAAGTGTACCCACCCTTGGTAGGGAACCACCGTAGGGAGCTGCACGGATGAACAGTGGCTAAATTTATCAGGTGGAACAGCACAGTAGGACACAGCAGCCCCCCAGTCGTAGAACAGGATTATGGTGATTTGCCTAGTGTTTAACTACAAAGAGTATTAACTTGGGCAATTCAAACCCCTCTAACTTCCACTTTGAGCGgttctcccctcttcccttgaGAGCAGAGTTGGGAAGAAACGTGTGATTCTCCAGTGACCTTGGTGATAAGTGGCAAAAGCAGAGCTCTCTCGGGCCGGCAGTGAGGCATTCTTAAAATCTGTCAGTCAAATCCATTCACTGGCTGGATGGTGAGTCAAACACCTAGACGATGCAGTCTTTATCCACTGCTACTTGCTGCCCGTCAGCTCGGCAAGCTGCCGGTGTTGGTGAGCTCAGAGGCTGGGTGTTTCTGCCTGGGGGTGAAACATGGGCCCAGATGGGGCTCTTTAACAGCGAAGGAACCAGTAAGAACTGGAGTCAGCTGGGATGAAGGGAGACATCATGTTCTGTCCATTTCTGAAACAAGGACAAATCTTCCACAGTGACTTCAAGTGGCCTGAGTCATCGTGGGATTTGGAGTATGTCAGATAAGTTTGAAGTCAGATAATAGTCCAGTAGTTCTCAAATGCCTTCTGGGCTTCCTTTTTAAGTGATTTCTATCCTCCC
This region includes:
- the OSER1 gene encoding oxidative stress-responsive serine-rich protein 1; its protein translation is MKSEAKDGEEESLQTAFKKLRVDASGSIASLSVGEGTNARASVRTAADDAKLKTTCASKDSWHGSSRKSSRGAVRTQRRRRSKSPVLHPPKFIHCSTIASASSSQLKHKSQTDSPDSSSGLGISTPKEFNAGECSTSLDTNHTGAVAEPLRTSVPRLPSESKKEDSSDATQVSQASLKANDLSDFQSVSKLNQGKPCACLGKECQCKRWQDMEVYSFSGLQSVPPLAPERRSMLEDYSQSLHTRTLSGSPRSCSEQARVYVDDVTIEDLSGYMEYYLYIPKKMSHMAEMMYT